Proteins encoded by one window of Acidipropionibacterium virtanenii:
- a CDS encoding alpha-glucosidase, with protein sequence MTTLIHSDPPSSGAGDPGAGVPQGAEATHHAGTYRAGTEWWRSAVVYQIYPRSFADSNGDGVGDLQGIIDHLDHLVALGVDAVWLSPAYRSPMADNGYDISDYQDVDPIFGDLAAMDRLIAEMHARGLRLVMDLVVNHTSDQHAWFRDALTGPDAEHRDWYIWRDPRPDATARDAGPGQWRGDEPNRWVSAFSGPVWAWDEASGQYYLHLFAPGQPDLNWENPKVRAAVYTMMNWWLDRGVDGFRMDVINLISKPAWGPDDTGSGMIACSVGPRLHEFLAEMNREVLGAGDKVLMTVGEMPGVTLDEAADVSGRDRHELDMVFQFEHVWLDNGPDGDKYRPAPLRLPEMKRNLARWSGLCETGWNSLYLGNHDQPRYVSRWGDESYRERSSTAWAAMLHAHPGTPFIYQGDELGMTDAHFERIDQYEDVETLGYWRQAVELDGRDPAEVMAGVRYISRDNARTPVQWTAGDNAGFTTGHPWLAVNPNHVEINAADQVGRPGSVFEFHTTLCRLRHELPVLIEGTIELLDADHPCLWRVRRRHDGVILDAAANMSSEPLDLSESSEPIPDGRVVLSNVSGSAATDPLGPWEVRWILS encoded by the coding sequence ATGACCACCCTGATCCACTCCGATCCGCCCTCCTCCGGTGCAGGCGACCCGGGCGCCGGCGTCCCCCAGGGCGCCGAAGCCACCCATCATGCCGGAACATATCGCGCCGGAACAGAATGGTGGCGCTCCGCGGTGGTCTACCAGATCTATCCGCGCTCCTTCGCCGACTCCAACGGCGACGGGGTGGGCGATCTGCAGGGCATCATCGACCACCTCGATCACCTGGTGGCCCTCGGCGTCGACGCCGTCTGGCTCTCCCCGGCCTATCGCTCCCCGATGGCCGACAACGGCTACGACATCTCCGACTACCAGGACGTCGACCCGATCTTCGGCGACCTGGCCGCCATGGACCGGCTCATCGCCGAGATGCACGCCCGCGGCCTCCGCCTGGTGATGGACCTGGTGGTCAACCACACCTCCGACCAGCACGCCTGGTTCCGCGACGCCCTCACCGGCCCCGACGCGGAGCACCGCGACTGGTACATCTGGCGAGACCCCCGCCCCGATGCCACCGCCCGCGACGCCGGCCCCGGCCAGTGGCGCGGCGACGAGCCGAACCGCTGGGTGTCGGCCTTCTCCGGGCCCGTCTGGGCCTGGGACGAGGCCTCGGGCCAGTACTATCTGCACCTCTTCGCCCCCGGCCAGCCCGACCTCAACTGGGAGAACCCGAAGGTCCGGGCGGCCGTGTACACGATGATGAACTGGTGGCTCGATCGGGGCGTCGACGGCTTCCGGATGGACGTCATCAACCTCATCTCCAAGCCCGCCTGGGGCCCCGACGACACCGGCTCCGGGATGATCGCCTGCTCGGTGGGGCCGCGCCTCCACGAGTTCCTGGCCGAGATGAACCGGGAGGTGCTGGGGGCCGGAGACAAAGTGCTCATGACTGTCGGCGAGATGCCCGGGGTCACCCTGGACGAGGCCGCCGACGTCAGTGGCCGCGACCGCCACGAGCTCGACATGGTCTTCCAGTTCGAGCACGTCTGGCTCGACAACGGACCCGACGGCGACAAGTACCGCCCCGCCCCGCTGCGGCTGCCGGAGATGAAGCGCAACCTGGCCCGCTGGTCCGGGCTGTGTGAGACGGGCTGGAACTCCCTGTACCTGGGCAACCACGACCAGCCGCGCTACGTCTCGCGCTGGGGAGACGAGTCCTACCGGGAGCGCTCCTCGACCGCCTGGGCCGCCATGCTGCACGCCCATCCCGGCACGCCGTTCATCTACCAGGGCGACGAGCTGGGCATGACCGACGCCCACTTCGAGCGGATCGACCAGTACGAGGACGTCGAGACCCTGGGCTACTGGCGCCAGGCCGTCGAGCTGGACGGCCGCGATCCGGCCGAGGTGATGGCCGGGGTCCGCTACATCAGCCGCGACAACGCCCGCACCCCGGTGCAGTGGACCGCCGGCGACAATGCCGGTTTCACCACGGGGCATCCGTGGCTGGCGGTCAACCCCAATCACGTCGAGATCAACGCCGCCGATCAGGTCGGAAGGCCGGGCAGCGTCTTCGAGTTCCATACGACGCTGTGCCGGCTGCGCCACGAGCTGCCGGTGCTCATCGAGGGCACCATCGAACTGCTGGACGCCGATCATCCCTGCCTGTGGCGGGTGCGCCGTCGGCACGACGGCGTCATCCTGGATGCGGCGGCGAATATGTCCTCGGAGCCCCTGGACCTGTCCGAGAGCTCCGAACCGATCCCCGACGGCCGGGTGGTGCTGAGCAATGTCAGCGGCTCCGCCGCCACCGACCCGCTGGGTCCCTGGGAGGTCCGCTGGATCCTGTCCTGA
- a CDS encoding LacI family DNA-binding transcriptional regulator yields MTSRRSQSRPQSRVTMADVARAAGVSTMTVSHAYNHPDRLAASTLEKVRVAASELRYYGPNPSARSLSRGHTDSIAVVVGEGLLYAFDDPQSGQFLAGVASVCVERRQSLSLLPVAGDVSDAARIRESPADGFILWTGVNDGPLLDAILATDRPVAIQGARPASAGFHEGVHTVTIDDRSAARAVARHVFSGAARPAVLSFALASHQRPTVIVGPGLESIRFPGAHQRLLGFRAACEELGLDWARVPVAVVSTNDRRNARGVVSTLLPRHRPDAVVAMSDQLALAVLDVAGEDGLKVPRELTVSGWDDSSQARSAGLTSVHQNLREQGIQCAELVLGIRDRAAESPWSLALRGSTRRVE; encoded by the coding sequence ATGACGTCCCGGCGGTCCCAGTCACGACCCCAGTCGCGGGTCACGATGGCCGACGTCGCGCGCGCCGCGGGCGTGTCCACGATGACCGTCTCTCACGCGTACAACCACCCCGACCGGCTGGCGGCCTCGACACTGGAGAAGGTGCGGGTGGCGGCGAGTGAACTCAGGTACTACGGGCCGAATCCCTCGGCCCGGTCGCTGAGCCGCGGCCACACCGACAGCATCGCCGTGGTGGTCGGCGAGGGCCTGCTGTACGCCTTCGACGACCCGCAGTCCGGCCAGTTCCTGGCCGGGGTCGCCTCGGTGTGCGTGGAGCGGCGCCAGAGCCTCAGCCTGCTGCCGGTCGCGGGGGACGTCAGCGACGCCGCCCGGATCAGGGAGTCACCGGCCGACGGCTTCATCCTGTGGACCGGCGTCAACGACGGGCCGCTGCTGGACGCCATCCTGGCGACCGATCGTCCGGTCGCCATCCAGGGGGCGAGGCCCGCCTCCGCCGGCTTCCACGAGGGGGTGCACACGGTGACCATCGATGACCGGTCGGCGGCCAGGGCGGTCGCACGGCACGTCTTCTCCGGGGCGGCTCGTCCGGCGGTGCTGAGCTTCGCCCTGGCGTCCCACCAGCGGCCGACGGTGATCGTCGGGCCGGGCCTCGAGTCGATCAGGTTCCCCGGGGCGCACCAGAGGCTGCTCGGGTTCAGGGCGGCCTGCGAGGAACTGGGGCTGGACTGGGCCCGGGTCCCGGTGGCCGTGGTGAGCACCAATGATCGCCGGAATGCTCGGGGGGTGGTCTCGACCCTGCTGCCCAGGCATCGTCCCGACGCCGTGGTGGCGATGAGCGATCAGCTGGCGCTGGCGGTCCTGGACGTGGCCGGGGAGGACGGGCTGAAGGTGCCACGCGAACTGACGGTCAGCGGATGGGACGACTCCTCGCAGGCGCGGAGCGCGGGTCTGACCAGCGTCCACCAGAACCTGCGGGAACAGGGCATCCAGTGCGCCGAACTCGTGCTGGGGATCCGGGATCGTGCGGCCGAGTCGCCGTGGTCGCTGGCATTGCGGGGGTCGACGCGACGGGTGGAGTGA